Proteins from a genomic interval of Rosa chinensis cultivar Old Blush chromosome 2, RchiOBHm-V2, whole genome shotgun sequence:
- the LOC112188354 gene encoding transcription factor bHLH162, giving the protein MGILVLNLQPDVKQVMDNTRATTSGTKVERRVIEKNRRNHMKILYSHLNSLLPNQNSKEPLSLPEQIDEAINYIKTLESNLQKSKQKRDNLKFGRKRSYELCSSTFETRSAAPTKSPQIQIHENGSTLEVVLSTGLHNQFIFYDIIRILDQEQADVVHASFSTSGDSILHLVRAELGKSMLDFGAARITEKLKRIVNGSASDEELQHDDQDYFWDFQIHPQMWDF; this is encoded by the exons ATGGGAATTTTGGTGCTTAATTTGCAGCCCGACGTCAAACAAGTAATGGATAATACTCGAGCAACAACATCAGGAACCAAAGTAGAACGGAGGGTTATTGAGAAGAACAGGAGAAACCACATGAAAATCCTCTACTCCCACCTCAACTCTCTCCTCCCAAACCAAAATTCCAAG GAACCTCTGAGTCTGCCTGAACAAATAGATGAGGCAATTAACTATATCAAAACCCTGGAGTCGAATCTGCAGAAATCCAAGCAGAAAAGGGACAACCTAAAGTTTGGTAGGAAAAGATCATATGAATTATGCAGCAGCACCTTTGAGACCAGATCAGCTGCCCCCACAAAATCGCCGCAAATTCAAATCCATGAGAATGGTTCCACCCTAGAGGTTGTTTTGAGTACTGGCCTACACAATCAGTTCATCTTCTACGATATCATTCGCATACTTGACCAAGAACAAGCAGATGTAGTACATGCTAGCTTTTCAACTTCCGGAGACTCCATACTTCACCTAGTCCGTGCAGAG CTGGGCAAGTCGATGCTTGATTTTGGGGCAGCAAGAATAACTGAGAAGCTGAAAAGAATTGTCAATGGATCCGCAAGCGATGAAGAACTACAGCATGATGATCAAGACTACTTTTGGGACTTCCAAATCCATCCTCAGATGTGGGATTTCTGA